In Marisediminicola antarctica, one DNA window encodes the following:
- a CDS encoding MDR family MFS transporter, whose amino-acid sequence MTHRQILFVIFGLMAGMFLSALDQTVVGTSMRTIGDDLDGLSLQAWVTTSYLIVATISTPIYGKLSDIFGRRPLFIIAITIFLLGSLLAGFSTSMYELAIFRAIQGLGAGGLMALPLTIMGDMLAPRERAKYQGYFLAVFGISSVIGPLIGGFFAGTGEILFVTGWRWVFLINLPIGIAALAIVLRFLHVPHSKRPVRIDWWGAATVILAAVPLLLVAEQGREWGWGSAIAIACYVTGGLGIAGFILAEKLMGDDALIPLKLFSSPTFSMATVLGVLVGFGMFGAMMTVPLYLQLVNGATPTQSGFLMLPMILGLMISSIVSGQLISRTGKYKPFPIIGTAFMSAGFLWFTFATYDKPVWFMMIGMLLVGLGLGQLMQTLTIASQNAVGPRDIGVATSSSTFFRQIGGTLGTAVIFSVLFTRIPVVLQEIFSNTATQQSLTTVASEPSVRADPANARILELLADPSGIGSALDGDTSFLNTADPRLAAPFLEGFATASVSVFWVSLSVVLVAFVLSFFLKATPLREKSAQQEVAEADAAVLAQKAANETGALIEPSMARPREQD is encoded by the coding sequence ATGACCCACCGCCAGATCCTGTTCGTGATCTTCGGCCTGATGGCAGGCATGTTTCTCTCCGCGCTCGACCAGACGGTCGTCGGCACGTCGATGCGCACGATCGGCGACGACCTCGACGGCCTGAGCCTGCAGGCCTGGGTCACGACGTCCTACCTGATCGTCGCGACGATCAGCACCCCGATCTACGGCAAGCTCAGCGACATCTTCGGCCGCAGGCCGCTGTTCATCATCGCGATCACGATCTTCCTTCTGGGCTCGCTGCTCGCCGGCTTCTCCACGAGCATGTACGAGCTCGCGATCTTCCGTGCGATCCAGGGCCTCGGCGCGGGCGGGTTGATGGCGCTGCCGCTCACGATCATGGGCGACATGCTGGCGCCTCGCGAACGAGCCAAGTACCAGGGCTACTTCCTCGCCGTGTTCGGCATCTCGAGCGTTATCGGACCCCTCATCGGAGGATTCTTCGCCGGCACCGGCGAAATCCTCTTCGTCACCGGCTGGCGCTGGGTGTTCCTGATCAACCTTCCGATCGGCATTGCCGCTCTCGCGATCGTGCTGCGCTTCCTGCACGTTCCGCACTCCAAGCGCCCGGTGCGCATCGACTGGTGGGGCGCAGCGACCGTCATCCTCGCCGCCGTTCCGCTGCTGCTCGTCGCCGAGCAGGGCCGCGAGTGGGGCTGGGGCTCCGCCATCGCGATCGCCTGCTACGTCACCGGCGGTCTCGGAATCGCGGGCTTCATCCTCGCCGAAAAGCTCATGGGCGACGACGCGCTCATCCCCCTCAAGTTGTTCTCGTCGCCGACGTTCTCGATGGCCACGGTTCTCGGCGTGCTCGTCGGCTTCGGAATGTTCGGCGCGATGATGACCGTGCCGCTGTACCTGCAGCTCGTGAATGGGGCGACTCCGACCCAGAGCGGATTCCTGATGCTGCCGATGATCCTCGGCCTCATGATCTCGTCGATCGTCAGCGGCCAACTCATCAGCCGCACCGGCAAGTACAAGCCGTTCCCGATCATTGGAACCGCGTTCATGTCGGCCGGGTTCCTGTGGTTCACCTTCGCCACCTATGACAAGCCCGTGTGGTTCATGATGATCGGGATGCTGCTCGTCGGCCTCGGCCTGGGGCAGCTCATGCAGACCCTCACCATTGCGAGCCAGAACGCCGTCGGCCCGCGCGATATCGGCGTCGCCACCTCGTCGTCGACGTTCTTCCGTCAGATCGGAGGCACGCTCGGCACCGCGGTCATCTTCTCGGTGCTCTTTACGCGCATCCCCGTTGTGCTCCAGGAGATCTTCTCCAACACCGCCACCCAGCAGTCCCTCACCACGGTCGCGAGTGAGCCTTCGGTTCGGGCGGATCCGGCCAACGCCCGGATTCTCGAGCTTCTCGCCGACCCCTCCGGCATCGGCTCTGCGCTCGACGGCGATACCTCGTTCCTCAACACAGCCGACCCGCGCCTCGCCGCCCCGTTCCTCGAAGGCTTTGCGACGGCATCCGTCTCCGTGTTCTGGGTCAGCCTCTCGGTCGTTCTCGTCGCGTTTGTGCTGAGTTTCTTCCTCAAGGCGACGCCACTGCGGGAGAAGTCGGCGCAGCAAGAGGTGGCGGAGGCGGATGCCGCGGTGCTGGCCCAGAAGGCGGCGAACGAGACCGGCGCTCTGATCGAGCCATCGATGGCACGCCCCCGCGAACAGGACTGA
- a CDS encoding M15 family metallopeptidase, whose protein sequence is MILAIVAAATVTVVSFGLTACQSEFLPAPAPSASASPVDPAPAPDPAPAPDPAPAPDPVPAPTPEPAPVDPGFDAALHSIDDPASPWVVSNKLRPLSPAGFVPPNLVIAQVPYISNPYMRPDAATAIAAMFAAAAAEGAGAMQIQNAYRSYDTQVRVYGGWVSRVGQATADAQSARPGHSEHQTGFGVDITSLPERCSIQECFGQLPQGVWLAENAYRFGFILRYPAGMTAVTGFIYEPWHFRYVGTELSTEMRERGVTTLEEFFGLPAAPDYAG, encoded by the coding sequence GTGATCCTGGCAATCGTTGCGGCCGCCACGGTGACCGTCGTCTCGTTTGGCCTTACCGCGTGCCAGTCCGAGTTCCTCCCCGCGCCGGCCCCGTCGGCATCCGCGTCCCCGGTCGACCCGGCTCCCGCGCCCGACCCGGCTCCCGCGCCCGACCCGGCTCCCGCGCCCGACCCGGTTCCTGCGCCGACGCCTGAGCCCGCTCCCGTCGACCCGGGCTTCGACGCCGCGCTCCACTCGATCGATGACCCGGCGAGCCCCTGGGTCGTGAGCAATAAGCTCCGCCCGCTCAGCCCTGCGGGGTTCGTGCCGCCCAACCTCGTTATCGCTCAGGTGCCCTACATCTCGAATCCATACATGAGGCCGGATGCCGCCACCGCGATCGCCGCGATGTTCGCCGCGGCGGCGGCCGAGGGGGCGGGCGCCATGCAGATCCAAAATGCGTACCGCTCCTACGACACTCAGGTGCGTGTCTACGGCGGATGGGTCTCGCGAGTCGGCCAGGCGACCGCGGATGCCCAGAGCGCGCGCCCCGGGCACAGCGAGCACCAGACCGGCTTCGGCGTCGACATCACCTCGCTGCCGGAGCGCTGCTCGATCCAGGAGTGCTTTGGGCAGTTGCCGCAAGGAGTCTGGCTCGCCGAGAACGCCTACCGGTTCGGGTTCATCCTGCGCTATCCGGCCGGGATGACCGCCGTCACTGGCTTCATCTACGAGCCGTGGCACTTCCGCTACGTCGGAACCGAGCTGTCGACCGAGATGCGCGAGCGTGGCGTCACGACCCTCGAGGAGTTCTTCGGCCTGCCCGCCGCCCCCGACTACGCCGGCTGA
- a CDS encoding ABC transporter substrate-binding protein: MSKSRRTTAVAAIAGAAAFALLAAGCSSSATPGADEEVTELTLATFNDFGYTDEMLAEYTELTGIEIVHNKAATSGDARTNYFTKLGAGSGLADVEAVEIDWFAELLQYSDKLYDLSNDEVADRWVQWKTDAATDADGRLIAYGTDIGPQAICYRSDLFAEAGLPTDREEVAAMIDGDWDAYFAAGEEFVANSDAAWFDSSGAILQGILNQEEETLESTDGEIIATTNPVVEDAYNTVLDASPELSAHLSQWSDDWSAGFANGAFATMLCPSWMLGVIEGNAPEVEGWDVANVFPNGGGNWGGSYLTVPAQSEKAEAAKAFADWLTDPEQQLKAFVSTGNFPSQTSLYEAEELLSVTRPYFNEAPTGEIFSDRSAAIEVAPYKSVNYFPVMDALQNAITRVDVDETQDADASWEQFVTDVEAIG; this comes from the coding sequence GTGAGCAAATCACGACGCACAACCGCTGTAGCAGCCATCGCGGGCGCTGCAGCATTCGCACTACTCGCCGCGGGCTGCAGCAGCAGCGCCACCCCCGGCGCCGACGAAGAGGTGACCGAGCTCACACTCGCAACCTTCAACGACTTCGGCTACACCGACGAGATGCTCGCCGAGTACACGGAGCTCACGGGTATCGAGATCGTGCACAACAAGGCCGCCACCTCCGGCGACGCCCGTACCAACTACTTCACCAAGCTCGGCGCCGGCTCCGGCCTCGCCGACGTCGAAGCGGTCGAGATCGACTGGTTCGCCGAGCTGCTCCAGTACTCGGACAAGCTCTACGACCTCTCGAACGACGAGGTCGCCGACCGCTGGGTGCAGTGGAAGACCGACGCGGCCACCGACGCCGACGGCCGCCTCATCGCCTATGGAACCGACATCGGCCCGCAGGCCATCTGCTACCGCTCCGACCTCTTCGCCGAGGCCGGTCTGCCGACCGACCGCGAGGAAGTCGCCGCCATGATCGACGGCGACTGGGACGCCTACTTCGCCGCCGGCGAAGAGTTCGTCGCGAACAGCGACGCCGCCTGGTTCGACTCGAGCGGCGCGATCCTTCAGGGCATCCTGAACCAGGAAGAGGAGACCCTCGAGTCCACCGACGGCGAGATCATCGCGACGACCAACCCGGTCGTCGAAGACGCCTACAACACCGTGCTCGACGCGAGCCCCGAGCTCTCCGCGCACCTCTCGCAGTGGAGCGACGACTGGTCGGCCGGATTCGCCAACGGCGCGTTCGCGACGATGCTCTGCCCGAGCTGGATGCTCGGCGTGATCGAGGGCAACGCTCCCGAGGTCGAGGGATGGGACGTCGCGAACGTCTTCCCGAACGGCGGCGGCAACTGGGGCGGTTCGTACCTGACCGTTCCCGCCCAGAGCGAGAAGGCCGAAGCCGCGAAGGCCTTCGCCGACTGGCTGACCGATCCGGAGCAGCAGCTCAAGGCGTTCGTCAGCACCGGTAACTTCCCGAGCCAGACGAGCCTGTACGAGGCCGAGGAACTGCTCAGCGTGACTCGTCCGTACTTCAACGAGGCACCGACCGGCGAGATCTTCTCCGACCGTTCGGCCGCGATCGAAGTCGCACCGTACAAGAGCGTGAACTACTTCCCGGTCATGGACGCCCTGCAGAACGCGATCACCCGCGTCGATGTCGACGAGACCCAGGATGCAGACGCGTCGTGGGAGCAGTTCGTGACTGACGTCGAAGCGATCGGCTAA
- a CDS encoding GH1 family beta-glucosidase — translation MTQLSKLTRQVETRTFPPTFLFGAATAAYQIEGAAHEDGRTDSIWDAFARVPGAVVGAENGDVACDHYHRYAQDVAMMADLGLQTYRFSTSWSRVRPDGGAVNAKGLAFYSRLVDELLERNIKPWLTLYHWDLPQALEEKGGWVNRDTAYLFAEYAASVHDVLGDRVESWTTLNEPWCSSFLSYIAGEHAPGRQDPAAGLAAAHHLLLGHGLAAQELRTRDSSLELGITLNLTVADPVNPDDAGDLDAARRIDGQFNRFFLDPLFRGSYPDDVLDDVAGLGFESVVQSGDLEIISTTIDVLGVNYYHGESVSAHPGPLGERAAAPSERPKRSPFPAADGVFWHPRGLPVTAMDWEVQPEGLTRLLGRVHRDYTEPTGTGIYVTENGAAYDDVVADDGRVHDADRVDFLRDHLAAILDAIDDGVPVGGYFYWSLMDNFEWAWGYEKRFGIVRVDYNTQVRTLKDSALEYGTIIRDRRLN, via the coding sequence ATGACCCAGCTATCCAAACTCACACGGCAGGTCGAGACGCGGACGTTCCCGCCGACCTTCCTGTTCGGCGCGGCGACCGCGGCCTACCAAATCGAGGGGGCGGCGCACGAGGACGGCCGCACCGACTCGATCTGGGACGCCTTCGCCCGTGTGCCGGGCGCGGTCGTCGGCGCGGAGAACGGTGATGTCGCCTGCGACCATTACCACCGGTACGCGCAGGATGTGGCGATGATGGCCGATCTCGGTCTGCAGACCTACCGCTTTTCGACGTCCTGGTCACGGGTGCGGCCCGACGGCGGCGCCGTCAACGCGAAGGGTCTCGCGTTCTACTCGCGGCTCGTCGACGAGCTGCTCGAGAGGAACATCAAGCCCTGGCTCACCCTCTACCACTGGGATCTTCCCCAGGCACTCGAGGAGAAGGGCGGCTGGGTCAACCGCGACACCGCGTACCTCTTCGCGGAGTACGCCGCCTCCGTGCACGATGTGCTCGGCGACCGGGTCGAGTCGTGGACGACTCTCAACGAACCGTGGTGCTCCTCGTTTCTGAGCTACATCGCGGGCGAGCACGCGCCGGGGCGGCAGGATCCCGCGGCCGGCCTCGCGGCGGCCCATCACCTGCTTCTCGGCCACGGCCTCGCGGCGCAGGAGCTCCGCACGCGCGACTCGAGCCTCGAGCTGGGCATCACCCTCAACCTCACCGTCGCCGATCCGGTGAATCCCGACGATGCGGGCGACCTGGATGCGGCGCGCCGCATCGACGGCCAGTTCAACCGCTTCTTCCTCGACCCCCTCTTTCGCGGCTCCTACCCGGACGACGTGCTCGACGACGTCGCCGGCCTCGGTTTCGAGAGCGTCGTGCAGTCAGGTGACCTCGAGATCATCTCTACGACGATCGACGTCCTTGGAGTGAACTACTACCACGGCGAATCGGTGAGTGCGCATCCGGGACCGCTGGGGGAGAGGGCGGCGGCGCCGTCCGAGCGCCCCAAGCGCTCACCGTTCCCAGCTGCGGATGGCGTTTTCTGGCATCCGCGCGGCCTGCCGGTGACGGCGATGGACTGGGAGGTGCAGCCAGAGGGCCTGACCCGCCTGCTGGGGCGGGTGCACCGCGACTACACGGAGCCGACGGGAACGGGCATCTACGTGACCGAGAACGGCGCGGCCTACGACGACGTCGTGGCCGACGACGGCCGCGTGCACGATGCTGACCGCGTCGACTTCCTCCGCGACCACCTCGCGGCGATCCTGGACGCGATCGACGACGGCGTGCCCGTCGGCGGCTACTTCTACTGGTCACTCATGGACAACTTCGAGTGGGCCTGGGGCTACGAGAAGCGGTTCGGCATCGTGAGGGTCGACTACAACACGCAAGTGCGCACTCTCAAGGACAGCGCGCTCGAGTACGGCACCATCATTCGGGACCGACGGCTCAACTAG
- the pgm gene encoding phosphoglucomutase (alpha-D-glucose-1,6-bisphosphate-dependent) produces the protein MNARAGQQAQESDLIDVPALIAAYYALVPDVTNPDQKVAFGTSGHRGSSLDSAFNETHILAITQAIVEYRASQGITGPLFIGKDTHALSRPAETTALEVLEANGVRALVDEFDDFVPTPALSHAIISYNRAGHDDQADGIVITPSHNPPRDGGFKYNPPHGGPADSDATSWIANRANELIANENRDVKAAEPSGVETYDYRGEYVADLATIIDFDAIKKSGIRIGADPLGGASVHYWQLIADTYGIDLTVVNPVVDPAWGFMTLDWDGKIRMDPSSPSAMASVLSHKDDFDILTGNDADADRHGIVTPDGGLMNPNHFLAVAIQYLYTHRPQWSEDAAIGKTLVSSTMIDRVAESLGRRLWEVPVGFKWFVSGLIDGSVAFGGEESAGASFLRRDGTAWTTDKDGIILALLASEIVAVTGKTPSQLYAELTEKFGAPVYERVDAVATKAQKAALGKITGAAITATELAGEPILARLSEAPGNGAAVGGVKVVTDNAWFAARPSGTEDVYKIYAESFRGTEHLRQVQAEAKLIVDAALAG, from the coding sequence ATGAATGCTCGCGCAGGCCAGCAGGCCCAGGAATCAGACCTCATCGATGTGCCGGCACTCATCGCCGCCTACTACGCACTCGTCCCGGACGTCACCAATCCTGACCAGAAGGTCGCGTTTGGAACATCCGGCCACCGCGGCTCGTCGCTCGACAGCGCCTTCAACGAGACACATATTCTCGCAATCACCCAGGCGATCGTGGAGTACCGCGCCTCACAGGGGATCACCGGGCCGCTGTTCATCGGCAAGGACACGCACGCACTCTCCCGCCCTGCCGAGACGACCGCGCTCGAGGTGCTCGAGGCCAACGGGGTACGCGCCCTGGTCGACGAGTTCGACGACTTCGTGCCCACGCCGGCGCTCAGCCACGCGATCATCTCCTACAACCGCGCCGGGCACGACGATCAGGCCGATGGCATCGTCATCACCCCGTCGCACAACCCGCCCCGCGACGGCGGCTTCAAGTACAACCCGCCGCACGGCGGCCCGGCCGACAGTGACGCGACGAGCTGGATCGCGAACCGGGCCAACGAGCTCATCGCGAACGAGAACCGCGATGTGAAGGCGGCCGAGCCGAGCGGGGTCGAGACCTATGACTACCGCGGCGAGTATGTCGCCGACCTCGCGACGATCATCGACTTCGACGCCATCAAGAAGTCGGGCATCCGCATCGGCGCCGACCCGCTCGGCGGGGCGAGCGTGCACTACTGGCAGCTCATCGCCGACACCTACGGCATCGACCTGACCGTCGTGAACCCTGTCGTCGACCCCGCGTGGGGCTTCATGACCCTGGACTGGGACGGCAAGATCCGGATGGATCCGTCGTCGCCGTCGGCAATGGCATCCGTTCTCTCCCACAAAGACGACTTCGACATCCTCACCGGCAACGATGCGGACGCCGACCGGCACGGCATCGTCACGCCCGACGGCGGCCTGATGAACCCGAACCACTTCCTCGCGGTGGCGATCCAGTACCTCTACACGCACCGCCCGCAGTGGAGCGAGGACGCCGCGATCGGAAAGACCCTCGTCTCGAGCACCATGATCGACCGGGTCGCGGAGTCCCTGGGTCGCCGCCTCTGGGAGGTTCCGGTGGGCTTCAAGTGGTTTGTCTCCGGCCTCATCGATGGATCCGTCGCCTTCGGCGGGGAGGAGTCGGCCGGCGCGAGCTTCCTGCGTAGGGACGGCACCGCGTGGACCACCGACAAGGACGGCATCATCCTCGCCCTGCTCGCGAGCGAGATCGTCGCGGTGACGGGAAAGACCCCATCGCAGCTCTACGCGGAGCTGACCGAGAAGTTCGGTGCGCCCGTCTACGAGCGGGTGGACGCAGTGGCGACCAAGGCGCAGAAGGCGGCGCTCGGCAAGATCACCGGTGCCGCGATCACCGCCACCGAACTCGCGGGCGAGCCGATCCTCGCGCGGTTGAGCGAGGCCCCAGGCAACGGCGCGGCGGTCGGCGGGGTGAAGGTGGTGACCGACAACGCCTGGTTCGCGGCCCGGCCGAGCGGCACCGAGGACGTCTACAAGATCTACGCCGAGTCGTTCAGGGGCACCGAGCACCTGCGGCAGGTGCAGGCCGAGGCCAAGCTCATCGTCGACGCGGCCCTCGCCGGCTAA
- a CDS encoding LacI family DNA-binding transcriptional regulator — MIAAHQATRRAAPTLEAVASAAGVSRSTVSRVVNGSTQVRPDVVDAVNAAIARLDYVPNRAARSLASRQTMAIALIVPEEAARFFGDPFFAAIVQGITRGLESSDYVLNLQLASRTSTSLKTKKYLLGGNVDGAIVVSHHSDVEFFSELDATIPVVFGGRPFHPEQHSNYFVDVDNAAGAALATEYLLDKGRRRIGTISGPVDMQAANDRSKGWVSALTGAGLPTDLIAHGDFTMASGASAMRDLLDREPNLDAVFVASDLMAMGAISVLRERGISVPDQVSLVGFDDSPAATSTDPQLTTVHQPSTEMGLRMAHNLLALLAGEEVERQSILPTRLVVRDSA, encoded by the coding sequence ATGATTGCTGCCCATCAGGCGACCCGTCGCGCCGCACCGACCCTCGAGGCCGTTGCGAGCGCGGCGGGCGTGTCGCGCTCCACCGTGTCGCGCGTGGTAAACGGTTCGACCCAGGTGCGTCCGGACGTGGTGGATGCCGTCAACGCGGCCATCGCGCGCCTCGACTACGTTCCGAACCGCGCCGCCCGATCGCTCGCGAGCCGTCAGACGATGGCCATCGCGCTCATCGTGCCCGAGGAGGCGGCGCGATTCTTCGGAGACCCGTTCTTCGCGGCGATCGTGCAAGGCATCACCCGCGGGCTCGAGTCGAGTGACTACGTTCTGAACCTTCAGCTCGCGAGCCGCACGTCCACATCACTGAAGACGAAGAAGTACCTGCTCGGCGGCAACGTCGATGGGGCGATCGTCGTCTCGCACCACTCCGACGTGGAGTTCTTCTCCGAGCTCGACGCGACGATTCCGGTCGTCTTCGGCGGACGGCCGTTCCACCCCGAGCAGCACAGCAACTACTTCGTCGACGTCGACAACGCCGCAGGCGCCGCACTGGCCACTGAGTACCTCCTCGACAAGGGGCGCCGTCGGATCGGGACAATCTCCGGTCCGGTCGACATGCAGGCGGCGAACGACCGCTCCAAGGGCTGGGTCAGCGCCCTCACCGGTGCCGGGCTTCCCACGGACCTCATCGCGCACGGCGACTTCACCATGGCCAGCGGGGCAAGCGCCATGCGCGACCTCCTCGATCGCGAACCGAACCTCGACGCCGTCTTCGTCGCGAGCGACCTGATGGCCATGGGGGCCATTTCGGTGCTCCGCGAACGGGGCATCTCGGTACCCGACCAGGTCAGCCTCGTCGGCTTCGACGACAGCCCCGCCGCGACGAGCACTGACCCACAGCTCACGACGGTGCACCAACCGTCGACCGAGATGGGCCTGAGGATGGCGCACAACCTCCTCGCGCTCCTGGCCGGCGAAGAGGTCGAGCGGCAGAGCATCCTGCCGACACGGCTCGTTGTACGCGACTCGGCTTAG
- a CDS encoding carbohydrate ABC transporter permease, producing the protein MTATTERPAPHTPSRPPVPAYKTSRRAKRRSKAIATNKPSTLGYVFLVVVILASLFPLYWSFLIGSGDSSTINSQDVDWMPGGNFLSNAAKVVNDPSVNFWKALSNSIIVSTVVSASVVFFSTLAGYAFAKLKFRGSKGLLIFVIATMAVPTQLGIVPLFIAMSQWLGLSGNILAVILPALVSAFGVFWMTQYLSQTLPDELIEAARVDGASMIRTFWHVGVPAARPAAAMLALFIFIATWTNFFWPFIILDSNNPTLPVALSLLQNNFFIDYSIVLAGVLLSTIPLLILFVVAGKQLVSGIMQGAVKG; encoded by the coding sequence ATGACCGCCACAACCGAGCGTCCCGCTCCCCACACCCCCTCCCGCCCGCCGGTGCCGGCCTACAAGACCAGCCGGCGTGCCAAGCGCCGCTCCAAGGCGATCGCGACCAACAAACCGTCCACGCTCGGCTATGTGTTCCTCGTCGTGGTCATCCTCGCGTCGCTCTTCCCTCTCTACTGGTCGTTCCTCATCGGAAGCGGCGACTCGTCGACGATCAACAGCCAAGACGTCGACTGGATGCCGGGCGGCAACTTCCTGAGCAATGCAGCGAAGGTCGTGAACGACCCGAGCGTCAACTTCTGGAAGGCGCTTTCCAACAGCATCATCGTCTCGACGGTCGTCTCCGCGTCGGTGGTCTTCTTCTCGACCCTGGCCGGCTATGCGTTCGCCAAGCTCAAGTTCCGCGGCAGCAAGGGACTGCTGATCTTCGTCATCGCGACGATGGCCGTTCCGACCCAGCTCGGCATCGTGCCGCTGTTCATCGCGATGTCGCAGTGGCTCGGTCTGAGCGGCAACATCCTCGCGGTCATCCTGCCGGCTCTCGTGTCGGCATTCGGGGTGTTCTGGATGACGCAGTACCTCAGCCAGACACTCCCGGATGAGCTCATTGAGGCCGCCAGGGTCGACGGTGCGAGCATGATCCGCACCTTCTGGCACGTCGGCGTGCCGGCAGCCCGCCCCGCTGCCGCGATGCTCGCCCTGTTCATCTTCATCGCGACGTGGACGAACTTCTTCTGGCCGTTCATCATTCTCGACAGCAACAACCCCACCCTCCCGGTGGCGCTGTCGCTGCTCCAGAACAACTTCTTCATCGACTACTCGATCGTGCTGGCCGGGGTGCTGCTGTCGACCATCCCGCTGCTGATCCTCTTCGTGGTGGCGGGCAAGCAGCTCGTCTCCGGAATCATGCAGGGAGCGGTAAAGGGATGA
- a CDS encoding carbohydrate ABC transporter permease has protein sequence MTTQSLAEDREIRRITLSHKLNRWDMKVSPYLYVSPFFILFILTGLFPLLYTAYVSVFDWHIIGGQGDFAGSGNFEWVLGQDKFWVALRNSFSIFLISAIPQVILALIIAAILDQNLRAKTFWRMGVLVPYVVAPVAVALIFSNMFGDQYGLVNNALGRIGIDPVGWHSQVLPSHFAIATMVNFRWTGYNALIFLAAMQAVPRDYYEAAMLDGANRIRQFFSITIPSLRPTLIFVIITSTIGGLQIFDEPRMYDTTGAGGASSQWLTITMYIYNLGFGPAGGGQFGRAAAAAWLLFLIIIVVGLINLAATRTIATSGSRSSK, from the coding sequence ATGACAACGCAGTCGCTCGCCGAGGATCGAGAGATCCGCCGCATCACGCTCAGCCACAAGCTGAACCGCTGGGACATGAAGGTCTCCCCGTACCTCTACGTCTCCCCGTTCTTTATCCTCTTCATCCTCACCGGCCTGTTCCCACTGCTCTACACCGCCTATGTCTCGGTCTTCGACTGGCACATCATCGGCGGCCAGGGTGACTTCGCCGGCTCCGGCAACTTTGAGTGGGTTCTCGGCCAGGACAAGTTCTGGGTCGCCCTGCGCAACAGCTTCAGCATCTTCCTGATCTCGGCGATTCCGCAGGTCATCCTCGCGCTGATCATCGCGGCGATCCTCGACCAGAACCTCCGCGCCAAGACCTTCTGGCGCATGGGAGTTCTCGTCCCCTACGTCGTCGCTCCCGTCGCCGTCGCCCTCATCTTCAGCAACATGTTCGGCGACCAGTACGGGCTCGTGAACAACGCGCTCGGACGCATCGGCATCGACCCGGTCGGCTGGCACTCGCAGGTCCTCCCCAGCCACTTCGCGATCGCGACGATGGTGAACTTCCGCTGGACCGGCTACAACGCGCTCATCTTCCTCGCGGCCATGCAGGCCGTGCCGCGCGACTATTACGAGGCGGCCATGCTCGACGGCGCGAACCGCATCCGACAGTTCTTCTCGATCACCATCCCCTCGCTGCGCCCGACGCTGATCTTTGTGATCATCACCTCGACCATCGGCGGACTGCAGATCTTCGACGAGCCGCGCATGTACGACACGACGGGAGCCGGTGGCGCGAGCAGCCAGTGGCTCACAATCACGATGTACATCTACAACCTGGGGTTCGGCCCCGCGGGAGGCGGCCAATTCGGTCGCGCCGCCGCCGCCGCCTGGTTGCTCTTCCTCATCATTATCGTCGTGGGGCTCATCAACCTCGCGGCCACCCGCACCATCGCGACGAGCGGAAGCAGGAGCAGCAAATGA